The nucleotide sequence AGGATGTCGCGGTGCCCCAGCTCGGCCAGATGATCGACCAGCAGGTTGGTGCCCATCCTCTGGTCCGCGGAGACCGTGACGAAGGTCGGGTCCCTGTCCGACTTCACCACGACCACGGGGACCCTGAACTCGATCTGCCGCAGCGCCGAGAGCGAGGTGGAGCGCGGGGCGATGACGCAGATGCCGTCGACGCCCTGGGCCGACAGCTGCTCGATGCCCTCCCGCGGGCCCGCGGGATCCTCCGCCCGCAGGGTGACAGACGTCACGGAGTAGTCGGCCTCGCCCGCCGCCAGCTCGATGCCGCGCAGGGTGTGCGTGGGCCCGTAGGCGAAGTGGCTCTCCATCAGCACCCCGATGCGCTGGTGCCGCTGCGTAGCCAGGGCGCGCGCAGCATTGCTGGGGCGGTAGTTGAGCTCTGCGATGGCAGCGAGCACCCTGTCGCGGGTATCGGGTCGGATGTTCGGGGCGTCGTTCAGCACGCGCGACACCGTCATGTGGGACACGCCGGCCCGCGCCGCCACCTGTCGGATGTTGGGGCGCTCGTGAGCGGGGTCAGTTGCCACTACACCTCCCGCCGGACACCACTGGGTCAGAGCTTAGCGGGCCGACCTCGGCCGCGGCCGCTCTCAGTCGAGCAGCGTACGGTCGGACAGGCTGGCGCCCTTGATCTTCGAGAACTCCTCGAGGAGGTGTTCCGCGGTGATCGACTTCTTGGCCTGCTCGTCCACCTCCAGCACGACGCGGCCCTCATGCATCATGATCAGCCGGTTGCCGAGCTCGATCGCCTGGTTCATGTTGTGCGTGACCATCAGCGCGGTCAGGTTGTTGCGCGCGACCGCCTCCCCCGTGAGCCGCGTGATGAGCTCGGCCCGGGACGGGTCGAGGGCAGCGGTGTGCTCATCGAGCAGCAGGATGGCCGGCTTCGCGTAGGTGGCCATCAGAAGACTGAGCGCCTGGCGCTGGCCGCCCGAGAGCATGCCGACGCGCATCTCGAGGCGGTCCTCGAGACCCAGCTCGAGGGTGATGAGGGCCTCGCGGAAGACCTCGCGCTTGGCCCGCGTGACCGCCATCCGCAGCCCTCGGCCCTTGCCCCGTTCGAAGGCGATGGCCAGGTTCTCCTCGATCGTCAGGTGCGGCGCGGTGCCGGCCATCGGGTCCTGGAAGACGCGGGCGACGGCGCTGGCGCGGCGGTGCTCAGGCGCCTTCGTGACGTCGTGGCCGTCGATGATGACCCTGCCGCCGTCGGCGGGGTACCGGCCGGAGATGACGTTGAGCATGGTCGACTTGCCGGCGCCGTTGGAGCCGATGACGGTGACGAAGTCCCCCTCGGACAGCTTCAGGGAGAGGTCGTCGAGCGCGACCCGCTCGTTGACCGTGCCGGGGAAGAACCGCTTGGTGACGTTGACGAGCTCGAGCATCACTTGGCTCCTTCCGCGACCGCCGCGGCGGTCCTCCTGCGGATCCGCAGCTTCTTCAGCGGCGCCCACTGGGGCAGCACGAGCGCCAGCACCACGAGCACCGCGGACACCAGCTTCATGTCGTTGGGGTTGAAGCCGTTGTTCAGCGCGATCTGGATCACGCCGCGGTAGATGACGGAGCCGAGGGCAGCGGCCAGCACGGCCTGCCAGACGGCCGTCATGCCGAAGATGGCCTGGCCGACGATCACCGATGCCAGGCCGGCCACGATCAGGCCGATGCCCATCGAGATGTCGGCGAAGCCCTGGTACTGCGCCACGATCGTGCCGCAGAGCGCCACCAGGCCGTTCGACAGGGCGAGCCCGATGACCTTCGTGACGCCCGTGTTGATGCCCTGCGAGGAGGCCATCAACTCGTTGTCGCCCGTCGCACGGATCGCCACCCCGAAGCTCGTGCCCAGGAACCAGTAGACGATGACCCCGACGATGGCGACCACCACGGCGAAGATCGCGACCGACGCCCACGTGCGCAGGAGACCCGCCTCCTGCAGCGGCGTGAACAGCGTCGTCTGGCGCAGCAGCGGCACGTTGGCCTTGTTGCCCATGATGCGGAGGTTGATCGAGTAGAGGGCGATCTGGGTCAGGATGCCCGCCAGCAGCGGGTTGATGTGCCCCCAGACGTGCAGCAGGCCCGTGACCGCGCCGGCAGCCATGCCGGCCAGCGTGCCGGCGACCATCGCAACCGGGACCGGGAGCCCGCCCACGATCAGCATGGCACAGGTGGCGGCGCCCGTCGTGAAGGACCCGTCGACCGTCAGGTCGGGGAAGTCCAGCACTCGGTAGGTGAGGTAGACCCCCAACGCCATGATGGCGTAGAGAAGGCCGATCTCCAGTGCGATGATCATCGGTTCACACGTACTCTCAGTACTTGGTGGTGGCGCGCTCGACGATGGCGTCGGGCAGCGTCAGGCCCTGCGTGGTGGCCGCAGCCTCGTTCACGAAGAGGTCGAACTCCTTCTGCGTGGCCACGGGGATCTCGCTGGCCGGAGTGCCGTCGAGAAGCTTCAGCATGACGGCCGCGGCGTCCCTGCCCTGCTGGGTGTAGTTCACGGACAGGCCGGCGGCGGCGCCGCGCTCGATCGTGGACTCGTCGGAGGCAAACACCGGCGCCTGCTTCTGCTCGCCGACCTGGATGACAGACTCGGCAGCGGACACGACCGTGTTGTCGGTCGGGATCAGGAAGGCGTCGACGTCGAGAGACTCGGCAGCCTGCTGCACCTCCGAGCTGTTGGTGACGGTGGCGGTCCTGATCTCCAGGCCCAGCGTCGCGGCTGCGTCGGTGGCCTCCTGGACCTGGACCTCGGAGTTGACCTCACCGGACGCGTAGACGATGCCGACGGTCTTCACCCCAGGCATGGCCTCCTGGATGAGCTCGAGCTGGTCGGCCATCGGGTTGAGGTCGGAGACCCCTGTGATGTTGGCGTCCGGCGCGTCCCAGGAGCCGACGAGCCCGGCGGACTCCGGGTCTGTGACGGCGGCGAAGACGACCGGGCGGTCCGTGATCACGTTGGCCAGCGCCTGGGCCGTCGGGGTGGCGATCGCGAGGAAGGCGTCGTAGTCCGAGGAGGCGAAGGTGTTGGCGATGTTCGTCAGCGTCGTCTGGTCACCCTGCGCGTTCTGCTCATCGAAGGTGACCTCGACGCCGGCCTCCTCGAAGGCGGCCTTGAAGCCCTCGGTCACGGCGTCCAGCGCCGGGTGGGACTGGATCGTGGCGATCCCGATCGAGTACGACGCCGCGCCGCTCTCGGATCCGGGTGTGGGCTCCCCCGTCGAACCTCCGCAGGCGGACAGGGACAGGGCGGCTGCGACGCCGAAGGCGAGTGCCGTGATCTTCATCGTTCTCCTCGTGGAGCTGGGGGGTGACCGAGACAGCCTAACCGTCCCCTGTGGGCCGGCAGGGGGGCCGTCCGGGATCAGACGGTCTTGTCCGCCTTCTTGACGACCGCGTCGGGAATCGCCACGCCCATGGCCTCGGCCGCGCCCGGGTTGATGACCAGCTCCAGGCTCTCCTGGAGCTCGACCGGCATGTCAGCCGGGTCGGCACCCTCGATGATGCGCACGAGCATCTCCCCCGTCTGGCGCCCCTGTGCCTCGTAGTCGGTGGCCAGCGCTGCGGCGGCGCCGCGCTCCACCGAGTCGGCGTCGGATGCCACCAGCAGTCGGTGGTGCTGCTCGGCCACCTGCACCATGGACTCCATGGCGGACACGACGGTGTTGTCCACGAGCACGAAGTAGGCGTCGACGTCGAGCGACTCCGCGGCCTGCTGAACCTCGGAGCTGTTGGTGACGGTGGCGGTCAGCACCTCGATGCCCAGCTGCCTGCCGGCCTCGACCGCGGCCTCGGCCTGCACCTGGGCGTTGACCTCCGCTGAGGAGTAGACGATGCCGACGGTCTTGACGCTCGGGTCGATCTCGGTGAGCACCTGCAGCTGCTGATCCGTCGGCAGCTGGTCGCTGGTGCCCGTGACGTTGCCGCCCGGCGCGTCCATGGAGTCGACGAGTCCTGCGGCAGCGGGGTCGGTGACGGACGCGAACACGATGGGCCGGTCCGTGATGACCTGGGCCAGCGCCTGCGCCGGCGGGGTCGCGATGGCGACGAAATAGTCCTTGTCGGAGGCCGCGAAGGTGTTGGCGATGCTCGCCAGCGTCGCCTGGTCCCCCTGCGGGTTCTCCAGGGACATCTGCAGGTTCTCCCCCTCGACGTATCCCGCGTCTGCCAGGGCCTCGGTGATGCCCTCGTACAGCAGGTCCAGGGACGGGTGCGACACGATGGTGACCGCACCCACGCTCACGCTGCGCTTCTCCCCGGATGGACTCGTCGTCGCTGTCGAGCCCCCCTGCGCGCAACCGGCAAGCAGCAGCGCGCCGAGTGTCATCCCGGCAAGCCCACGTCGCAGCATCTTGTTCCTCTCGGTGATCTCCGGCCTGACAGCTTACGCCGCATCCTCCGTGCAATGGAAAAGAGGGGCCCCGAAGGGCCCCTCCTGACTCAGCGTGCGTCAGCTCACTTGGCTTCGGCGGTCTCCTCGACCTCGACGGTCTCGTCGACCTCGGGGGTCTCCTCGGCCACGGGGGCCACGTCGACGACCGGCTTGGCGGCGGCGGGCGCGGCCTTCGGCGCGACGGCCTCGGTGATGACCTCGATCATCGCCATGGGGGCGTTGTCGCCCTTGCGGGGGCCGAGCTTCGTGATGCGGGTGTAGCCGCCCTCACGCTCGGCGACGGCCGGGGCGATCTCGTCGAACAGCACGCGGACGACGGCGGGATCGGTCACCGACTGCAGCACCAGACGACGCGAGTGCAGGTCGCCGCGCTTCGCCTTGGTGATGAGCTTCTCGGCCAGGGGCTGCACGCGGCGGGCCTTGGTCTCGGTGGTCGTGATGCGGCCGTGCTCGAAGAGCTGGGTCGCCAGGTTACGCAGGATGATCCGCTCGTGGGTCGGGCTGCCGCCCAGACGGGGACCCTTGGTTGGCTTGGGCATTGGTGTTTAACTCCAGGTGTAGATGCGTTGGGCGGTCAGTACTGCTCGGTCTCGGCGAAGTCCGAGTCCTCGTCGTAGCGCTCGATGGCCTGCATCGGGTCGAAGCCCGGGTGCGAGTCACGCAGCGCGAGTCCGAGGCCGGCGAGGGTCTCCTTGACCTCGTCGATGGACTTCGAACCGAAGTTGCGGATGTCGAGCAGGTCCTCTTCGCTGCGCGCGACGAGCTCACCCACGGTGTGGATGCCCTCGCGCTTGAGGCAGTTGTAGGAACGCACCGACAGCTCCAGGTCCTCGACCGGGAGGTTCAGGGACTCCGTGATCTGCTCGTCGACGGGCGACGGGCCGATCTCGATGCCCTCGGCCTCGACGTTCAGCTCACGCGCCAGGCCGAAGAGCTCGACCAGGGTGCGACCGGCCGAGGCGACGGCGTCGCGGGGCAGGATCGAGTTCTTGGTCTCGACGTCGACGATCAGGCGGTCGAAGTCCGTGCGCTGGGCGACACGGGTGGCCTCGACCTTGTAGGTGACCTTGAGCACCGGCGAGTAGATCGAGTCGACCGGGATGCGGCCGATCTCGGACTCGGGGTCCTTGTTCTGCGCAGCGGACACGTAGCCGCGTCCACGCTCGACGACGAGCTCCATCTCGAGCTTGCCGTTGTCGTTGAGGGTGGCGATGTGCAGATCCGGGTTGTGGATCTCGACACCGGCCGGGGGCTGGATGTCCCCGGCGGTGACCGCACCGGCACCGGCCTTGCGCAGGTACATGACGACGGGCTCGTCCTCCTCGGACGACAGCACGAGGCCCTTGAGGTTGAGGATGATCTCGGTGACATCCTCGACGATGCCCTCCAGGGTGGAGAACTCGTGCTGGTTGCCCTCGATCTTGATGCTGGTCACCGAGGCGCCCGGGATGGACGACAGGAGGGTGCGACGCAGCGAGTTGCCGAGGGTGTAGCCGAAGCCGGGCTCCAGCGGCTCGATGACGAACCGGGAACGGAACTCGGAGACGACCTCTTCGGAGAGGGTCGGGCGCTGAGCGATGAGCATTGACTGTCCTTCCCGCGCCAACCGCTATCTGATGGCGCGAATGGTGTTGTCTGGTTGAGGCCCGTGGGCCTCGAAAGACCGCCGGCCGGAACGCGTCCGGCCGACGGCCCTGGGATCACTTCGAGTAGAGCTCGACGATCATCTGCTCGGCCACGTCGATCACGATCTGCTCGCGGACGGGGAGCTGGTGAACGAGGATGCGCATCCGGTTCGGACGGGCCTCGAGCCACGCGGGGACGGTGCGGTCGCCGTGGGTCTCCCGGGCGATCACGAAAGGCGTCAGGTTCAGCGACTTCTCGGCGACGTCGATGATGTCCTTGGCGCGGACGCGGTACGAGGGGATGTTCACGCGCTGGCCGTTCACGAGGAAGTGGCCGTGAACGACGAGCTGGCGGGCCTGACGACGCGTAGCGGCGAACCCTGCGCGGTACACGACGTTGTCGAGACGCGACTCCAGGATCTGCAGCAGACGGTCACCGGTCTTGCCGGCGGAGCGGTCAGCCTCTTCGTAGTAGCGACGGAACTGCTTCTCGAGCACGCCGTACGCGTAACGAGCCTTCTGCTTCTCCTTGAGCTGCAGCGAGTACTCGGAGTCCTTCGTGCGGCCGCGGCCGTGCACACCCGGGGGGTACGGGCGACGCTCGAAGGCCTTGTCGTTGCCGACAAGGTCAGTCCCGAGACGACGGGACTTCTTGGTCATAGGGCCGGTGTAACGAGCCATGTTCTTAGTCCTTTACTCTCTCGGTCGATCAGACGCGACGACGCTTGGGCGGACGGCAGCCGTTGTGCGGCACCGGGGTCACGTCGGAGATCGCGCCGACCTCGAGGCCGACGGCGCCGAGCGAGCGGATCGCGGTCTCACGGCCGGAGCCGGGGCCCTTGACGAACACGTCGACGCGCTTCATGCCGTGCTCCATGGCGCGGCGGCCAGCGGCCTCGGCGGCCATCTGGGCGGCGAACGGGGTCGACTTACGCGAGCCCTTGAAGCCGACGGTGCCGGCAGAGGCCCACGCGATCACGGCACCGGTGGGATCGGTGATCGAGATGATGGTGTTGTTGAACGTGCTCTTGATGTGCGCCTGGCCGGCGAGCACATTCTTCTTCTCCTTGCGGCGCACCTTGGTCTTGGCGCCCGCCTTACGGCTTGCAGTAGCCATAAAAGTCTTTCTCCTTGAGTCCTGAGAAGCCCTGACCTAAGGTCAGCGGGCCTTCTTCTTGCCAGCGACGGCCTTCTTCTTGCCCTTGCGGGTGCGCGCGTTGGTCCGCGTACGCTGACCACGAACCGGGAGGCCGGCGCGGTGGCGGCGGCCCTGGTAGTTGCCGATCTCGACCTTGCGACGGATGTCGGCGGCGACGCTACGACGCAGGTCACCCTCGGTCTCGTAGTTGGCTTCGATGTGGTCACGCAGCGCGACGAGCTGATCGTCGGTGAGCTGGTGGACTCGCAGATCGCCGCTCACTCCAGTGGCGGCGAGGGTCTCGGCGGCGCGGGTCTTCCCGATGCCGAAGATGTAGGTCAGTGCGACCTCGAGGCGCTTCTCGCGCGGGAGGTCGACACCAATGAGGCGTGCCATCAGGCGGTACCTTTCTGAAAACTCGGTCCTGGCTCCATGGGAGCCCGGTCATGGACCGCGAAGGTGTGTGGCGTGACGCGTCCCCGCCGCCTGTGGTGCCTCGGTGGCACCGACGGGGCCTTGGCCTTCGTCCAAGGGTGGGAACCCCGGTCAAGGGGGTCCTTGCAATCACGTTGCTATCTAGTTGTCGGCGGTGTGGGGACCAGACCCTTACCGCGGTGCTCTGCTCATCTGAGGCCTCGCGGCCCCGGAATCAGCCCTGACGCTGCTTGTGGCGGGGGTTTTCGCAGATCACCATCACACGACCGTGCCGGCGGATGACCTTGCACTTGTCGCAGATCTTCTTGACGCTCGGCTGAACCTTCATTCGAGCAACCTTTTCAATCAGCGACTGGGCGCTTGGCAGCACCCAATCTTGTGGTGGATTTCCGGTGGCCGTCACCCGGGCACGCTCGCACGCGTCCGGGCGGGGACGACCGACGCACCAGCTTACGCCACGCGGGCGCGCGGCCCAAATCGCCCCCGAAACACAGCAACGCGCCGCACCCCTGACGGGGCGGGCGCGTCGAGCGGCCTGGGAGGCTCACTTGTGACGGTAGACGATGCGTCCTCGGGTGAGGTCGTAGGGAGACAGCTCCACGACGACGCGGTCGGCCGGCAGGATGCGGATGTAGTGCTGGCGCATCTTGCCGCTGATGGTCGTCAGGACCTTGTGCCCGTTGGCGAGCTCCACGCGGAACATCGCGTTCGGCAGTGCCTCGACCACGGTGCCCTCGAGCTCGAGGGCTCCTTCTTTCTTCGCCATGAACTCTCATTCTGTCGCGCCGGCGGGCCTGTGCGCCGCCGGAGTGTACTTCAGACAGGCATTTTACGCCGAAGCTGGAGGTCTTTCCAAATACGGGGCTCGGCAACTCACTAGCCTGTGGACCCATGAAGTACTTCGCAGTCCAGTACACCTATTCGTCCGACGCCGATGCCCTGGCGGCGATCCGGCCGAAGCACCGCGAGTTCCTCGCGTCCCTGGCGGGCGGGTCGCTGATCGCCAGCGGCCCGTACGTGGACGTCGAGGTGGCCAGCGCGCTGCTGCTGTTCCGGGGCGAGACTGCGGCGGAGATCGCCGCGCTGCTGGACGAGGACCCGTTCTGGCACGCCTCGCTGATCGTGGGCCGCTCGATCACGGAGTGGAACCCCGTGATCGGCGTCTTCGCCGGCTGAGTCACTCGACGTCCGCCGACGGCACGACCCAGGTGTTGCACTCCCCCAGGGCGTCGGCGTAGAGACCGCGCAGCCCCCAGTTGGCGACCGAGTCGGGAGAGCCGTGCACGCCGTCGTCGATGGTGGCGCGCAGGTACGGCTCGATGGTGTCGAAGACCTCCCGGGTCAGGTCGACGGAACCGTCGCGGGCGATCTGCGCGTAGGCGAAGCAGGTGGCCTGGAGCTCGAGTCGCCTGACCGGCTCGTTCCCGGACAGGCCCGCCGAGGCCTCCATCATGCCGGCCAGCGCCTGGAGATGGTGGCCGTACTCGTGGCCGGCGACCTCCTTGACACCCAGGTCGTACCAGCTGGTGCCGTTCAGGGCGGTCACGCCGAAGTAGATGGCGCCGCCCTGCGCGGAGCAGTACAGCGCCGGCGCCTCCACCCAGCCACAGGGGGTGTCGACGCCCTCCGCGTCGTAGAAGTAGTACGGGATCCCGGTGGCATCGAAGCCGAGGGCCGCGAGCACCGGGGCCCACGCCTCCTGGAGGCAGTCGAGCTGGCCGCCCGCCAGGTCCTCCAGCTCCTCCATGGATCCGGCGGACGCCGGAGCGGGACAGCCCACCTGTCCTGGCGCGGCGACCTCGTAGAGGGCGCTGCTCTGCAGCGTCCGCCCGGCCGCGTCCGTCGCGCTGGGCGCGGGGAGGGCGGGCCAGGTCCGCTCGGGCAGTCCGGGCTCCGGGGCGGCGCTCGGGGTCGCGACCGGTGCCGACGCGGTGACGGAGGGCCGGGGCGTCGCCACGTCGGGATCAGCGGGCTGCGGCTGGAGCCGCGCGACCATGGACCCGACGAGCGACGCGGCGAGCAGGGCCACGAGCAGCGCGGCCGCCAGCGCGCCGACGACCAGCCCGACGCCCGAGGCGCCGCCGCGTCTCCGGCCGCCGGTTCGTGGCGCACGGCGCCAGCCGGCCATCAGCCCACCGCCGACGGCGCTGCCACCCAGGTGTTGCAGGCCTGGTAGGTCGTGGCGTACAGGCCTCGCGCCCCCCAGTCGAGCAGCGAGTCCTGGCTGCCGTGGATATCGTCCGAGAGCATCGTCCCGAGCCGCTGCATCCAGCCCTCGTACTCCTCGACGCCGAAGTCGACGGCCTCATTGTTGATGGTGAGGGCGGCAGACAGGCACGTCGCCTGCAGTTCGGCCCGCCTGTCGAGCTCGGCTCCCCCGGACGCCGCGACCTTCACCGCCGTGATGCCGAACAGCGACTGGAGGTGGTGCGCGTACTCGTGGTTGACCATCTCGTTGACCGACAGGTCCCAGTACTTCGCCATCTGGAAGTGGCCGGTGCCGAAGTGCGCGGACCCGTCGCCCGCCGAGCAGTAGAAGGCGGGCGCGTCGATCCAGCCGCAGGCGCTGTCGGCCCCGTTACCGTCGTAGAAGCTGACGGCAGGCTCAGTCACGCCCAGCCCGTAGCCGGCCAGCACGGGCGCCCACGCCTCCTGCAGGCAGTGCCACTGCGCGCGAACGGCCCTCTTCCAGGCCGCACGGGATGAGACCCTGGCCGGGGCCGGGCAGCCGGTCAGTGAGATGACGGGGAGCGCGTTGAGCGCCGCGGTCTGGGCCGGGTACAGCTCCGAGTCCGGGTCCGGGTCCGGCAGATCGGGAAGCGTGCGGGTCGGCAGCTGCCACGCGCCGGCGCCGACATCGACGCCGAGCGGCAGGTCGATGCCGGCCGTGACGCTCATGGTCGGGGCCGTGACCGTCGCCACCCTGGAACCGCCGCCGCCCAGCAGCGAGGAAGCCGCCGCCAGGGCCGCCAGCACGAGCACGGCAGCAACCGCCGTGCCTGCCGCCCGGACGCGTCGGGCACCCTCGTCCGCGGGCGCGGCACGCCGCGGCTGCGGAGGCGGTTCTCGGTTCGACACGCTGGCAGGCTAGTGCGAGAGTCGCTCAGAACAGCAGGATGCCGACGAGCACGGCGATCACCACGACCAGCGAGAGGCCGACCGCGCCCACCAGGATGGTCAGGGGCATCAGGTTGCGCGCGGTCGAGACCTCGCCGGCCGGGGTGCTGCCCTGCGCGACGATCGCCGGCACCCCGGCCGACGCCGCGGGCAGCTGTTCGATGACGGGCACGAGCTCGCCGAGCGCGCGGGCCCCGTAGACGACGTCCATGGCCGCGGCGTACTCGTCGTGCGTCACCCGGCCCTCGGCGAAGGCGGAGTTGAGCCGTGCGGTCAGCGACTCCCGCTCGACATCGTCGACCGGATCCGCGGCGCGTTGGAGGTACTTCGAGCTGGGAGGCAGGGCCATGGGCCCATGATAGGCGTCAGTCGGCGAGCGGGGCGTAGAGGTCGCCCAGCCGGGACTCGCCGCCGTCGGCCTCCGTCAGCACCCAGACGCCGCCGGGCGTGATCGCGACCGTGTTCTCCCAGTGGGCGCCGCGCGAGCCGTCGCGGCTCACGACGCTCCACTCGTCGTCGAGCTCGAGGGTGTGGTGCGTGCCGCGGGTGAGCATCGGTTCGATCGCCAGGACCATGCCGGTGCGCAGCCGGGCCGTGGGGCGCGGGCGGTACCAGTTCGGCACGTCCGGCTCCATGTGCATCTGGGTGCCGATGCCGTGGCCGGTGTACTCGCGCAGCGACCCGTAGCGCACGGGCAGCGACTTGACGTAGCCCTCGATGGCCCTGGAAACGTCGCCGACGCGGCCGCCGTCGCGCATCTGACGCGCGCCGGCCCACATGGCCTCACAGGTTGCGTCGACGAGCGCGACGTCCGCAGGGTCTGCCGAGCCGACGATGACGGTCCGGGCAGCGTCCCCGTGCCAGCCTCCCACGATGGCGCCGAAGTCGATGGAGACGACGTCGCCGTCCTCGAGCGGACGGTCGTCGGGGATGCCGTGCACCAGCGTGTCGTTGACGGAGATGCAGGCGACGGCGGGGAACGGCGCACCGTACTCGGCGCCGTAGCCGAGGAAGGAGCTCAACGCGCCGTTGCGGGTGAGGACCTCGCGGCCGATGGAGTCGAGCTCACGGGTGGTGACCCCGATGGCGGCGGCCCCGCACATGGCGGCAAGGCCATCGCTCACCAC is from Tessaracoccus palaemonis and encodes:
- a CDS encoding LacI family DNA-binding transcriptional regulator, which gives rise to MATDPAHERPNIRQVAARAGVSHMTVSRVLNDAPNIRPDTRDRVLAAIAELNYRPSNAARALATQRHQRIGVLMESHFAYGPTHTLRGIELAAGEADYSVTSVTLRAEDPAGPREGIEQLSAQGVDGICVIAPRSTSLSALRQIEFRVPVVVVKSDRDPTFVTVSADQRMGTNLLVDHLAELGHRDILHLAGPLDWLDARARERAFHERAKAWKLVERPIVVGDWSADFAYEYALGLKRRPDYTAIFAANDESALGLIHGFSERGISVPDEMSIVGFDDLPMTAHFLPPLTTVRQDFHAIGAKALEIVIAAAKGRDVPQRTRLPIELVRRLSVAAPRGGLG
- a CDS encoding ABC transporter ATP-binding protein, which translates into the protein MLELVNVTKRFFPGTVNERVALDDLSLKLSEGDFVTVIGSNGAGKSTMLNVISGRYPADGGRVIIDGHDVTKAPEHRRASAVARVFQDPMAGTAPHLTIEENLAIAFERGKGRGLRMAVTRAKREVFREALITLELGLEDRLEMRVGMLSGGQRQALSLLMATYAKPAILLLDEHTAALDPSRAELITRLTGEAVARNNLTALMVTHNMNQAIELGNRLIMMHEGRVVLEVDEQAKKSITAEHLLEEFSKIKGASLSDRTLLD
- a CDS encoding ABC transporter permease produces the protein MIIALEIGLLYAIMALGVYLTYRVLDFPDLTVDGSFTTGAATCAMLIVGGLPVPVAMVAGTLAGMAAGAVTGLLHVWGHINPLLAGILTQIALYSINLRIMGNKANVPLLRQTTLFTPLQEAGLLRTWASVAIFAVVVAIVGVIVYWFLGTSFGVAIRATGDNELMASSQGINTGVTKVIGLALSNGLVALCGTIVAQYQGFADISMGIGLIVAGLASVIVGQAIFGMTAVWQAVLAAALGSVIYRGVIQIALNNGFNPNDMKLVSAVLVVLALVLPQWAPLKKLRIRRRTAAAVAEGAK
- a CDS encoding ABC transporter substrate-binding protein translates to MKITALAFGVAAALSLSACGGSTGEPTPGSESGAASYSIGIATIQSHPALDAVTEGFKAAFEEAGVEVTFDEQNAQGDQTTLTNIANTFASSDYDAFLAIATPTAQALANVITDRPVVFAAVTDPESAGLVGSWDAPDANITGVSDLNPMADQLELIQEAMPGVKTVGIVYASGEVNSEVQVQEATDAAATLGLEIRTATVTNSSEVQQAAESLDVDAFLIPTDNTVVSAAESVIQVGEQKQAPVFASDESTIERGAAAGLSVNYTQQGRDAAAVMLKLLDGTPASEIPVATQKEFDLFVNEAAATTQGLTLPDAIVERATTKY
- a CDS encoding ABC transporter substrate-binding protein, which gives rise to MSVGAVTIVSHPSLDLLYEGITEALADAGYVEGENLQMSLENPQGDQATLASIANTFAASDKDYFVAIATPPAQALAQVITDRPIVFASVTDPAAAGLVDSMDAPGGNVTGTSDQLPTDQQLQVLTEIDPSVKTVGIVYSSAEVNAQVQAEAAVEAGRQLGIEVLTATVTNSSEVQQAAESLDVDAYFVLVDNTVVSAMESMVQVAEQHHRLLVASDADSVERGAAAALATDYEAQGRQTGEMLVRIIEGADPADMPVELQESLELVINPGAAEAMGVAIPDAVVKKADKTV
- the rplQ gene encoding 50S ribosomal protein L17, with protein sequence MPKPTKGPRLGGSPTHERIILRNLATQLFEHGRITTTETKARRVQPLAEKLITKAKRGDLHSRRLVLQSVTDPAVVRVLFDEIAPAVAEREGGYTRITKLGPRKGDNAPMAMIEVITEAVAPKAAPAAAKPVVDVAPVAEETPEVDETVEVEETAEAK
- a CDS encoding DNA-directed RNA polymerase subunit alpha, with amino-acid sequence MLIAQRPTLSEEVVSEFRSRFVIEPLEPGFGYTLGNSLRRTLLSSIPGASVTSIKIEGNQHEFSTLEGIVEDVTEIILNLKGLVLSSEEDEPVVMYLRKAGAGAVTAGDIQPPAGVEIHNPDLHIATLNDNGKLEMELVVERGRGYVSAAQNKDPESEIGRIPVDSIYSPVLKVTYKVEATRVAQRTDFDRLIVDVETKNSILPRDAVASAGRTLVELFGLARELNVEAEGIEIGPSPVDEQITESLNLPVEDLELSVRSYNCLKREGIHTVGELVARSEEDLLDIRNFGSKSIDEVKETLAGLGLALRDSHPGFDPMQAIERYDEDSDFAETEQY
- the rpsD gene encoding 30S ribosomal protein S4; protein product: MARYTGPMTKKSRRLGTDLVGNDKAFERRPYPPGVHGRGRTKDSEYSLQLKEKQKARYAYGVLEKQFRRYYEEADRSAGKTGDRLLQILESRLDNVVYRAGFAATRRQARQLVVHGHFLVNGQRVNIPSYRVRAKDIIDVAEKSLNLTPFVIARETHGDRTVPAWLEARPNRMRILVHQLPVREQIVIDVAEQMIVELYSK
- the rpsK gene encoding 30S ribosomal protein S11; this translates as MATASRKAGAKTKVRRKEKKNVLAGQAHIKSTFNNTIISITDPTGAVIAWASAGTVGFKGSRKSTPFAAQMAAEAAGRRAMEHGMKRVDVFVKGPGSGRETAIRSLGAVGLEVGAISDVTPVPHNGCRPPKRRRV
- the rpsM gene encoding 30S ribosomal protein S13, giving the protein MARLIGVDLPREKRLEVALTYIFGIGKTRAAETLAATGVSGDLRVHQLTDDQLVALRDHIEANYETEGDLRRSVAADIRRKVEIGNYQGRRHRAGLPVRGQRTRTNARTRKGKKKAVAGKKKAR
- the rpmJ gene encoding 50S ribosomal protein L36 produces the protein MKVQPSVKKICDKCKVIRRHGRVMVICENPRHKQRQG
- the infA gene encoding translation initiation factor IF-1; the protein is MAKKEGALELEGTVVEALPNAMFRVELANGHKVLTTISGKMRQHYIRILPADRVVVELSPYDLTRGRIVYRHK
- a CDS encoding YciI family protein → MKYFAVQYTYSSDADALAAIRPKHREFLASLAGGSLIASGPYVDVEVASALLLFRGETAAEIAALLDEDPFWHASLIVGRSITEWNPVIGVFAG
- a CDS encoding DUF1707 SHOCT-like domain-containing protein, with product MALPPSSKYLQRAADPVDDVERESLTARLNSAFAEGRVTHDEYAAAMDVVYGARALGELVPVIEQLPAASAGVPAIVAQGSTPAGEVSTARNLMPLTILVGAVGLSLVVVIAVLVGILLF
- the map gene encoding type I methionyl aminopeptidase, whose translation is MSQIEIKDAVQLKLMRRAGLVVSDGLAAMCGAAAIGVTTRELDSIGREVLTRNGALSSFLGYGAEYGAPFPAVACISVNDTLVHGIPDDRPLEDGDVVSIDFGAIVGGWHGDAARTVIVGSADPADVALVDATCEAMWAGARQMRDGGRVGDVSRAIEGYVKSLPVRYGSLREYTGHGIGTQMHMEPDVPNWYRPRPTARLRTGMVLAIEPMLTRGTHHTLELDDEWSVVSRDGSRGAHWENTVAITPGGVWVLTEADGGESRLGDLYAPLAD